One window of Buchnera aphidicola (Rhopalosiphum padi) genomic DNA carries:
- the nrdB gene encoding class Ia ribonucleoside-diphosphate reductase subunit beta, with translation MSYTTFSKKKNNQLKEPMFFGQSVNIARYDQQKYNIFEKLIEKQLSFFWRPEEIDLSKDRIDFQNLPSNEKHIFISNLKYQTLLDSIQGRSPNIAFLPIVSIPELETWIETWSFSETIHSRSYTHIIRNIINHPSVVFDDIISNKNINDRAEDISIYYDKLIKITAYWHLLGEGHHKINGKKIEINLNLLKKRLYLCLISVNVLEAIRFYVSFACSFAFAEREIMEGNAKIIRLIARDEALHLTGTQHILNILNNEKNNENMKNTILECREEAIKIFISASEQEKKWAKYLFQDGSMLGLNQDILCQYIEYITNVRMHAIGFKMPFEKKSNPIPWINSWLNSDYIQTAPQETEISSYLVGQIESEVSNQEFKKFKL, from the coding sequence GTGTCTTATACAACTTTTTCAAAAAAGAAAAATAATCAACTTAAAGAACCTATGTTTTTTGGACAATCTGTAAATATAGCTCGATATGATCAACAAAAATATAATATTTTTGAAAAACTAATTGAAAAACAACTTTCATTTTTTTGGAGACCAGAAGAAATAGATTTATCTAAAGATAGAATAGATTTTCAAAATTTACCTTCTAACGAAAAACATATTTTTATAAGTAATTTAAAATATCAAACTTTACTTGATTCTATTCAAGGAAGAAGTCCTAACATCGCTTTTTTACCTATAGTTTCTATTCCCGAATTAGAAACATGGATTGAAACATGGTCTTTTTCAGAGACAATTCATTCACGTTCATATACACATATAATTAGAAATATTATTAATCATCCATCTGTCGTATTTGATGATATTATTTCTAATAAAAACATTAATGATCGTGCAGAAGATATTTCTATTTATTATGATAAATTAATTAAAATAACAGCTTATTGGCATTTACTTGGAGAAGGACATCATAAAATTAATGGGAAAAAAATTGAAATCAATTTAAACTTATTAAAAAAAAGACTATATCTTTGTTTAATTAGTGTAAACGTACTAGAAGCCATTAGATTTTACGTTAGTTTTGCTTGTTCATTCGCATTTGCTGAAAGAGAAATAATGGAAGGAAATGCTAAAATTATCCGATTAATAGCACGAGATGAAGCATTACACTTGACTGGAACTCAACATATTTTAAATATTTTAAATAACGAAAAAAATAACGAAAATATGAAAAATACTATTTTAGAATGCAGAGAAGAGGCAATTAAAATATTTATATCTGCTTCAGAACAAGAAAAAAAATGGGCTAAATATTTGTTTCAAGATGGTTCGATGTTGGGATTAAATCAAGATATATTATGTCAATATATAGAATATATTACTAATGTTCGTATGCATGCAATAGGTTTTAAAATGCCTTTTGAAAAAAAATCAAACCCAATTCCTTGGATCAATTCTTGGTTAAATTCTGATTATATACAAACGGCCCCTCAAGAAACAGAAATCAGTTCATATTTAGTGGGCCAAATTGAATCAGAAGTATCTAATCAAGAATTCAAAAAATTTAAACTATAA